In Fusarium falciforme chromosome 9, complete sequence, the following are encoded in one genomic region:
- a CDS encoding Derlin, producing the protein MSESVLAAYWATPAIARNLTTATVVLTLLGSFGVIPSYYLFYHPSYLFQMPPHLWRPITGFLIAFERFPMNLLFDAYNLYRYCVQLETGNPRFPRKVDLIWYILLVCSWILMMDYLFGFNHLELLPGLILAMVYTATQDQRGQKAQYFFFTVPAQAIPLCMIAFSMLMLGGRPMIQLEGLLAAHMYDFLTRIYPEFGGGPVLFRVPAWLESIVRTPRTAKRTYGTAIRPSGPSTGSSTGAETGGPLPDSWKSRGKGHRLG; encoded by the exons ATGTCTGAAAGCGTCCTCGCCGCCTACTGGGCCACGCCCGCCATAGCTCG GAATCTCACTACCGCCACCGTGGTGTTGACCTTGCTCGGCTCATTCGGCGTGATACCATCGTACTATCTGTTCTATCACCCTTCTTATCTCTTCCAGATGCCTCCTCATCTGTGGCGCCCCATCACGGGCTTCCTCATTGCCTTTGAACGTTTCCCAATGAACCTGCTCTTTGACGCCTATAATCTGTACCGCTACTGCGTGCAGCTGGAGACTGGGAACCCTCGCTTCCCGCGCAAGGTTGACCTGATTTGGTACATTCTCCTTGTCTGCTCCTGGATTCTG ATGATGGATTACCTCTTCGGCTTCAACCATCTGGAGCTCCTGCCcggcctcatcctcgccatggTGTATACTGCGACTCAGGACCAACGCGGTCAGAAGGCTCAGTACTTTTTCTTCACCGTTCCCGCCCAAGCGATTCCCTTGTGCATGATCGCCTTCAGCATGCTCATGCTGGGAGGAAGACCCATGATCCAGCTTGAGGGTCTGCTTGCCGCCCACATGTACGACTTCCTCACCAGGATCTACCCCGAGTTTGGCGGCGGTCCAGTGCTTTTTCGAGTGCCTGCCTGGCTTGAGTCCATCGTCCGGACGCCTAGAACCGCGAAGAGAACGTATGGCACTGCTATCCGTCCTTCTGGTCCTTCCACTGGCAGCAGCACTGGTGCAGAGACAGGAGGACCGCTCCCGGACTCGTGGAAGTCCCGTGGAAAGGGTCACCGACTGGGTTGA
- a CDS encoding PKS-ER domain-containing protein: MSNSSPIPETMRALRLVEFNKDYQLHDNVPVPAPGPGDVLIRVYASGFCHTDLMVYHGISQEPLPFIGSHEPAGTIISLGSDVPDSWHVGDRVGVTNFQKPCDACMGCTWAKKTITSLDPRFCENRTMCGITRANGGFAEYMTASHGAVVHLPDAVSFEQAAPLMCAGATVWHAINQAELQKGQSVAIIGVGGLGVLGVQFAKAQGYRVVAVDKHEIGLKLASEVPAHLKPDLIVNFDDEDTVQKISDFTDGLGLNAVIVCTGDDAANDWAAQRLQPRGVCVVVGFPEGGFKFDPMNLIFKEIIVKGTIFCSMDEVRDMMDAVVEHGVLSHLTLIPMEEAEDIPTKVAAHAFTGRPVVTIGNEGQS, encoded by the exons ATGTCGAACTCATCCCCAATCCCCGAGACGATGAGGGCGTTGAGATTGGTAGAG TTCAACAAAGACTATCAACTTCACGACAATGTCCCAGTCCCGGCCCCAGGTCCAGGCGACGTTCTGATCCGCGTTTACGCCTCCGGCTTCTGCCACACAGATCTCATGGTGTACCATGGCATAAGCCAAGAACCGCTGCCCTTCATCGGCTCCCACGAACCAGCAGGCACAATAATCAGTCTCGGGTCCGATGTTCCGGATAGTTGGCATGTGGGAGATCGTGTGGGCGTCACCAACTTTCAGAAGCCATGCGATGCTTGTATGGGCTGTACATGGGCCAAGAAGACCATCACATCGCTGGATCCTCGCTTCTGTGAAAACAGGACCATGTGTGGCATCACTCGGGCCAACGGTGGATTCGCCGAGTATATGACTGCTTCACATGGTGCTGTTGTCCACTTGCCAGATGCTGTGTCTTTTGAACAGGCCGCCCCTTTAATGTGTGCTGGT GCAACCGTTTGGCACGCCATTAACCAGGCCGAGCTACAAAAGGGGCAATCGGTAGCAATCATCGGCGTAGGCGGTCTCGGCGTCTTGGGCGTGCAGTTTGCAAAAGCCCAAGGTTACCGTGTGGTAGCCGTCGACAAGCATGAGATCGGACTGAAGCTCGCCTCAGAAGTTCCAGCTCATCTCAAACCTGATCTCATCGTCAActtcgacgacgaagacaCAGTCCAAAAGATTTCAGACTTTACAGACGGCCTAGGTTTGAATGCTGTCATCGTCTGTACTGGCGATGATGCTGCAAACGATTGGGCAGCACAACGTCTACAACCAAGAGGAGTCTGTGTGGTTGTTGGCTTCCCTGAGGGGGGCTTCAAATTTGATCCCATGAACCTCATCTTTAAGGAGATTATAGTCAAGGGAACTATTTTCTGCAGCATGGACGAGGTCAGGGACATGATGGATGCCGTTGTTGAGCATGGGGTTCTCAGCCACTTGACTTTGATACCCATGGAGGAAGCAGAGGACATACCGACCAAAGTAGCCGCGCATGCCTTTACAGGCCGGCCAGTTGTGACGATTGGAAATGAAGGTCAGAGTTGA
- a CDS encoding C-8 sterol isomerase, whose protein sequence is MPKPQPQSGISRLLGILGLLTALLASVFYVLEQNLDKFYIFDLQHLDDVSKRALAEHGNNTRAVVEYIVTELNEKTPAHVNLNEEWVFNNAGGAMGAMYIIHASVTEYLIVFGTAIGTEGHTGRHTADDYFHILSGTQLAYVPGSYEPEVYPPGSIHHLRRGDVKQYKMPESCFALEYARGWIPPMLFFGFADGLSSTLDFPTLWHTTRITGREMISNLLKGKL, encoded by the exons ATGCccaagcctcagcctcagtcCGGCATCAGCCGGCTCCTGGGCATTCTCGGCCTCCTGACCGCTCTCCTGGCGTCTGTTTTCTACGTGCTGGAGCAGAACCTCGACAAGTTCTACATCTTTGATCTTCAGCATCTGGACGACGTGTCGAAGCGCGCGCTGGCTGAGCACGGCAACAACACCAGGGCCGTGGTGGAGTACATCGTGACCGAGCTCAACGAGAAGACTCCTGCGCATGTCAACCTCAATGAGGAGTGGGTGTTTAACAACGCTGGCGGTGCCATGGGCGCCATGTACATTATCCACGCCAGTGTGACCGAGTACCTCATCGTCTTTG GCACCGCGATTGGCACCGAGGGCCACACGGGCCGCCACACGGCCGACGACTACTTCCACATCCTCAGCGGCACCCAGCTGGCCTACGTCCCCGGCTCGTACGAGCCCGAGGTGTATCCTCCCGGCAGCATCCACCACCTCCGCCGTGGCGACGTGAAGCAGTACAAGATGCCCGAGAGCTGCTTCGCGCTCGAGTACGCCCGCGGCTGGATCCCCCCCATgctcttctttggcttcgcCGACGGCCTGTCGAGCACTCTCGACTTCCCCACGCTGTGGCACACGACGCGCATTACTGGCCGGGAGATGATTTCGAACCTTCTCAAGGGCAAGTTGTAA